A part of Salmo salar chromosome ssa18, Ssal_v3.1, whole genome shotgun sequence genomic DNA contains:
- the LOC106578070 gene encoding zinc finger protein 888-like, with the protein MSKLQLLRVFLNARLTAAAVEIFGAVEKTVVEYQEENDRLRRLLRRTPENQLCRIDSLQLSVSEEEVPPEQQHCEQDWSPSLGQEDPETIQIKEEQEEVRTSQEEEQLQGLFQTKHSIFPSTSVKSECDQEDHLWFLTLPQTQTVENRESEPKPMYLTSFGTVAHLKGLDIHCDSPDNQNNASSHSSAVRIDPIGLYSSPPLDPSPPLDLNRPMEKHRSKPSMMSRKALEVDLQRHVTLTKKSLSERYNSTCKLKAHVQLCHDGKPCTCPFCGKTFKQKGHLSRHMNIHTGEKPFCCGDCGKTFNRKEHLTKHRQTHTGEKHFSCGDCGKSFNRKEHLTKHIRIHRGEKPFSCRDCGKMFNRKGNLNLHILTHTGEKQHGCSVCGKRFTQKTHLLKHMDNIHKERETDRRKKIFSQKMGMKRQDVDNTHRKGEQLQTIHTVSLR; encoded by the exons ATGTCTAAACTACAGTTGTTGCGTGTGTTTTTAAATGCGCGTTTAACGGCGGCTGCTGTGGAGATTTTCGGTGCAGTTGAGAAAACGGTAGTAGAATACCAGGAGGAGAATGATCGGCTACGGAGACTGCTGCGGAGGACACCGGAGAATCAACTATGTAGAATAG actccctgcagctctctgtctctgaagaggaggttccccctgagcagcagcactgtgagCAGGATTGGAGTCCCAGTCTGGGGCAGGAGGACCCAGAGACCATACAGattaaagaggaacaggaggaagtcaggaccagtcaggaggaagagcagcttcaagGTCTCTTTCAAACCAAACACTCCATATTCCCTTCAACTTCTGTGAAAAGTGAATGTGATCAGGAGGACCATCTTTGGTTCTTGACTCTTCCCCAAACCCAGActgtggagaacagagagagtgaaCCTAAACCAATGTATCTCACATCTTTTGGCACTGTGGCCCACCTAAAGGGTCTCGACATTCACTGTGACTCCCCAGATAATCAAAACAATGCATCAAGCCACAGCTCAGCTGTAAGAATTGACCCAATAGGACTTTACAGCAGCCCACCATTGGATCCCAGCCCGCCTTTGGATCTCAATCGACCAATGGAGAAACACCGTTCCAAGCCCAGCATGATGTCCAGAAAAGCTCTGGAAGTTGACCTGCAGAGGCATGTGACTCTCACCAAGAAGAGCCTAAGTGAACGCTACAACTCCACCTGTAAACTGAAGGCCCATGTCCAACTCTGTCACGATGGGAAACCCTGCACCTGCCCCTTTTGTGGCAAGACCTTCAAACAAAAAGGACATCTGTCCAGGCACATGaatattcacacaggagagaaaccattttgCTGTGGTGACTGTGGAAAAACCTTCAATCGCAAGGAGCACCTAACTAAACATAGAcagactcacacaggagagaaacactttagctgtggtgactgtgggaaaagcttcaatcGCAAGGAGCACCTAACTAAACATATACGCATTCAtagaggagagaaaccatttagctgtagAGACTGTGGGAAAATGTTCAATCGGAAGGGAAACCTGAACTTGCACATtctgactcacacaggagagaaacaacATGGCTGCTCAGTCTGTGGTAAAAGATTCACTCAGAAGACTCATCTGCTGAAGCATATGGATAATAtccacaaagagagagaaacagacaggagaaagaaAATCTTCAGTCAGAAGATGGGAATGAAAAGGCAGGATGTGGACAACACTCATAGGAAAGGAGAGCAACTCCAGACCATTCATACTGTGTCTCTCAGATGA